In one window of Gemmatimonadota bacterium DNA:
- a CDS encoding NAD(+)/NADH kinase: protein MNLGVVGNPRYADLKAVLRELAALAPARGVRLLTEPSLVPLWDEVRPLLDQEVPDALITFGGDGTLLRGARLLRGREVPILGVNLGRVGFLTTATREQIREAFEALLTGRYVLERRLTLHATILSDEGGVRAEQLALNDVTVHKSGVARVVRIRLSVDGEELGPYSADGVVIASPTGSTAYSLSAGGPIVAPGVEAMIITPVCAHTLAVRPVVVPPDATICTEPLSPGADDLLVSYDGQLGTTLAVGDRVYVRRATTCVLLVRLGGDGYFTRMRQKLNWGDLSEREVIR, encoded by the coding sequence ATGAACCTCGGGGTCGTCGGGAATCCTCGCTACGCCGACCTCAAGGCGGTGCTCCGCGAGCTGGCGGCCCTCGCCCCGGCTCGCGGCGTGCGTTTGCTCACGGAACCGAGCCTGGTCCCCCTGTGGGACGAGGTCCGCCCGCTGCTCGACCAGGAAGTTCCCGACGCCCTCATCACCTTCGGGGGCGACGGCACCTTGCTCCGCGGCGCCCGCCTGCTGCGCGGCCGCGAGGTCCCCATCCTCGGCGTCAACCTGGGCCGGGTGGGTTTCCTCACCACCGCCACCCGCGAACAGATCCGCGAGGCCTTCGAGGCGCTCCTCACCGGGCGCTACGTCCTCGAGCGCCGCCTGACGCTCCACGCCACCATCCTCAGCGATGAGGGCGGGGTCCGCGCCGAGCAGCTGGCGCTCAACGACGTGACCGTCCACAAGTCGGGCGTGGCCCGCGTGGTCCGCATCCGGCTGAGCGTCGACGGCGAGGAACTCGGCCCCTACAGCGCCGATGGCGTGGTCATCGCCAGCCCCACCGGGTCCACCGCCTATTCCCTCTCGGCCGGCGGCCCCATCGTGGCCCCCGGCGTCGAGGCGATGATCATCACCCCGGTCTGCGCCCACACCCTGGCGGTGCGCCCGGTGGTGGTGCCGCCCGACGCCACCATCTGCACCGAGCCGCTCTCCCCCGGTGCCGACGACCTGCTGGTCTCCTACGACGGCCAGCTGGGCACCACCCTGGCCGTGGGCGACCGGGTGTACGTCCGCCGCGCCACCACCTGCGTGCTGCTGGTCCGGCTCGGCGGCGACGGGTACTTCACCCGCATGCGCCAGAAGCTCAACTGGGGCGACCTCTCCGAGCGCGAGGTGATCCGGTGA
- the recN gene encoding DNA repair protein RecN yields MITELRVRDLVTIADVTLRLGPGLNALTGETGAGKSMLVDAVALLLGARADSTQVRPGAQRAAVEGALEVADATLRRRLEELGLEPEDGRLVVRREIGADGRSRAWVNGSPATIGTLARLGSLVVDLHGQHETQSLLHPDAQRDILDAFAGALPERAALEDAWRSVSQLRAEEHALGEKRDEVRRRADYLRHVVQEIDDAKLAAGEDEALDLEARRLGHAGTLAEQARRLAALLDDEEGGTLPALGQADRLLGGLERIDATVTPWRELLDGAYAGLTELARLAQAYADGLEEDPARLTEVERRRDVLYRLKQKHGTTLDAVLAARAEAARELDLLDTADLDLRQLAARRVAAEGAAQAAADALSAKRKEAGARLARGVSRLLPQLGLAGGKLDVELAPLGRVESSGQEGVTFMVRLNAGLEPRALARAASGGELSRIMLALKVVLARHDQVPTLVFDEIDAGIGGEVGAEVGAALAEVAARRQVLVITHLPQIAARAERHLVVSKVARRGLATSDVQQIHGEDRVTEIARMLGDADAATARQHAAALLGDAVRR; encoded by the coding sequence GTGATCACCGAACTCCGTGTCCGGGACCTCGTCACCATCGCGGACGTCACCCTCAGGCTCGGCCCCGGCCTCAACGCCCTCACCGGCGAGACCGGGGCCGGCAAGTCCATGCTGGTGGACGCGGTGGCCCTCCTCCTCGGCGCCCGCGCCGACAGCACCCAGGTGCGCCCCGGCGCCCAGCGCGCCGCCGTCGAGGGCGCCCTCGAGGTGGCCGACGCCACGCTGCGTCGCCGGCTGGAGGAGCTGGGCCTCGAGCCCGAGGACGGCCGCCTGGTGGTCCGGCGGGAGATCGGCGCCGACGGCCGCTCCCGCGCCTGGGTGAACGGCAGCCCGGCCACCATCGGCACCCTGGCCCGCCTGGGCAGCCTGGTGGTGGACCTCCACGGCCAGCACGAGACCCAGTCGCTGCTCCACCCCGACGCCCAGCGCGACATCCTCGACGCCTTCGCGGGCGCGCTCCCCGAGCGCGCCGCCCTCGAGGACGCCTGGCGCAGCGTGAGCCAGCTCCGCGCGGAAGAGCACGCCCTCGGCGAGAAGCGCGACGAGGTGCGCCGCCGCGCCGACTACCTGCGGCACGTGGTGCAGGAGATCGACGACGCGAAGCTCGCCGCCGGCGAGGACGAGGCCCTCGACCTCGAGGCCCGCCGCCTGGGCCACGCCGGCACCCTGGCCGAGCAGGCGCGACGGCTTGCCGCCCTGCTGGACGACGAGGAGGGCGGCACCCTCCCCGCCCTCGGCCAGGCCGACCGGCTGCTCGGCGGGCTGGAGCGCATCGACGCGACGGTCACCCCCTGGCGCGAGCTGCTCGACGGCGCCTACGCCGGGCTCACCGAGCTGGCCCGGCTGGCCCAGGCCTACGCCGATGGCCTGGAGGAGGACCCCGCCCGCCTGACCGAGGTGGAACGGCGCCGCGACGTGCTCTACCGGCTCAAGCAGAAGCACGGCACCACCCTCGATGCCGTCCTTGCCGCCCGTGCCGAGGCCGCGCGCGAGCTCGACCTGCTCGACACCGCCGACCTCGACCTGCGCCAGCTGGCGGCGCGCCGGGTGGCGGCCGAGGGGGCGGCGCAGGCCGCCGCCGACGCGCTGAGCGCCAAGCGGAAGGAGGCCGGTGCCCGGCTGGCGCGTGGAGTGTCCCGGCTGCTGCCGCAGCTGGGGCTCGCGGGCGGAAAGCTCGACGTGGAGCTGGCGCCGCTGGGGCGGGTGGAATCGTCGGGGCAGGAGGGCGTGACGTTCATGGTCCGGCTCAACGCCGGGCTCGAGCCGCGGGCGCTCGCCCGCGCGGCCTCCGGGGGCGAACTCTCGCGCATCATGCTCGCCCTCAAGGTGGTGCTGGCGCGGCACGACCAGGTGCCGACGCTGGTCTTCGACGAGATCGACGCCGGGATCGGCGGCGAGGTGGGGGCGGAGGTGGGGGCCGCGCTGGCGGAGGTGGCCGCGCGCCGGCAGGTGCTGGTCATCACCCACCTGCCGCAGATCGCCGCCCGGGCCGAACGGCACCTGGTGGTGAGCAAGGTGGCCCGGCGCGGCCTGGCCACCAGCGACGTGCAGCAGATCCACGGCGAGGACCGCGTCACCGAGATCGCCCGCATGCTCGGCGATGCCGACGCCGCCACCGCACGCCAGCACGCGGCGGCCCTGCTCGGGGATGCGGTAAGGCGGTAG
- a CDS encoding AI-2E family transporter: MSGPGDRPSLANRIRTAEFRSVAVSGLFVLAVLYTLHLARDLVLPIVLAIFLSLLLLPVVRLLRRLRVPAAAAPALVLLLLVSGGATALYNLWSPATEWVARAPQDLKVLQGKVRRIIRSVEQVTRTAAQVDEITDVAGSDAPQVALKQPSLSETIFGGAWHLLAGGLVVLVLAYFFLASGDHFLRKLPRVMPREEADRVIAIVQETESQISRYLLAVTLINLGLGVVSGVVFALLGMPTPVLLGVLAATLNFVPYVGPITMAVLLVMVALVSFPEPGQAVAPPLAYLALHALEANFLTPHLLGRRLPLSPVVIFVGFLFWWWLWGVAGAILAVPIMVTIKIACDRTEGLGEVGELLGR; this comes from the coding sequence ATGAGCGGCCCCGGCGACCGGCCCAGCCTGGCCAACCGGATCCGCACCGCGGAGTTCCGCTCGGTGGCGGTGAGCGGCCTCTTCGTCCTGGCCGTGCTGTACACGCTGCACCTGGCCCGCGACCTCGTCCTGCCGATCGTCCTCGCGATCTTCCTCTCCCTGCTGCTCCTCCCGGTGGTCCGCCTGCTGCGCCGGCTGCGGGTGCCCGCGGCGGCCGCGCCGGCGCTGGTCCTGCTGCTGCTCGTGTCCGGCGGCGCCACGGCGCTCTACAATCTGTGGTCGCCGGCCACCGAATGGGTGGCCCGCGCGCCGCAGGACCTCAAGGTGCTGCAGGGCAAGGTGCGCCGGATCATCCGGTCGGTGGAACAGGTCACCCGCACCGCGGCGCAGGTGGACGAGATCACCGACGTGGCCGGCTCCGACGCGCCACAGGTGGCGCTCAAGCAGCCCAGCCTCTCGGAGACCATCTTCGGCGGGGCGTGGCACCTGCTGGCGGGGGGGCTGGTGGTGCTGGTGCTGGCGTACTTTTTCCTGGCCTCCGGCGACCACTTCCTGCGGAAGCTGCCCCGGGTGATGCCGCGCGAGGAAGCCGACCGCGTCATCGCGATCGTCCAGGAGACCGAGTCGCAGATCTCCCGCTACCTGCTGGCCGTGACGCTCATCAACCTCGGGCTCGGCGTGGTGAGCGGCGTGGTCTTCGCGCTCCTCGGCATGCCCACCCCGGTGCTGCTCGGCGTGCTCGCGGCCACCCTCAACTTCGTGCCCTACGTCGGGCCCATCACCATGGCGGTGCTGCTCGTGATGGTGGCGCTGGTGAGCTTCCCCGAGCCGGGCCAGGCGGTGGCCCCACCGCTGGCCTACCTCGCGCTGCACGCCCTCGAGGCGAACTTCCTCACCCCGCACCTGCTGGGCCGCCGGCTGCCGCTCTCGCCGGTGGTGATCTTCGTCGGCTTCCTGTTCTGGTGGTGGCTGTGGGGCGTGGCCGGCGCCATCCTCGCGGTGCCGATCATGGTGACGATCAAGATCGCCTGCGACCGGACGGAGGGGCTGGGGGAGGTCGGGGAGCTGCTGGGGAGGTAG
- the galK gene encoding galactokinase, whose translation MRQATSLFRERFGSAPTVLVSAPGRVNLIGEHLDYNGGPVLPLAIERRTAVVAAHGEGWRVVSAVDGTVHALDPEAPLGDHWTGYVAGVIRVLGRAGLAPRGAQLAVASTVPIGAGLSSSAALTVSVARALTGLAGRRVPPETLAEVAYHAEHDEVGVKCGRMDQTISALARRGYALLFETATARLEHVPLPSRVWVFETGVAHRLTGGELNTRRRECEEALKLVARRGPAPRTLADVPYDDLATLVRELPPPFSLRLRHVVTETDRTRRAAAALARRDLVTAGTLLVAGHASLRDDYQSSCPEADLLVDALVRHGAYGARLTGAGWGGAVIALAPEASERGMLTAVQAEYREAFGRLPAAWVTKAAAGVRSEK comes from the coding sequence GTGCGACAGGCAACATCGCTCTTTCGGGAGCGGTTTGGAAGCGCCCCGACCGTCCTGGTGTCGGCCCCGGGCCGGGTCAACCTGATCGGCGAACACCTCGACTACAACGGGGGCCCGGTGCTGCCCCTTGCCATCGAGCGGCGCACGGCAGTCGTGGCCGCGCACGGCGAGGGATGGCGCGTGGTGTCGGCGGTGGATGGCACGGTGCACGCCCTCGATCCGGAGGCGCCCCTGGGCGACCACTGGACCGGCTACGTGGCCGGGGTCATCCGCGTGCTCGGTCGCGCCGGCCTGGCGCCCCGGGGCGCGCAGCTCGCCGTGGCCAGCACGGTGCCGATCGGGGCGGGGCTCTCCAGCTCGGCGGCGCTCACCGTGTCGGTGGCGCGCGCGCTCACCGGGCTCGCCGGCCGCCGGGTGCCTCCCGAGACGCTGGCGGAGGTGGCCTACCACGCCGAGCACGACGAGGTGGGCGTCAAGTGCGGACGGATGGACCAGACCATCTCCGCCCTCGCCAGGCGCGGCTACGCGCTGCTGTTCGAGACCGCCACCGCGCGGCTCGAGCACGTGCCGCTGCCCAGCCGCGTGTGGGTGTTCGAGACCGGCGTGGCGCACCGCCTCACGGGCGGCGAACTCAACACCCGCCGCCGCGAGTGCGAGGAAGCCCTCAAGCTGGTGGCGCGTCGCGGGCCCGCCCCGCGGACCCTGGCCGATGTCCCGTACGATGACCTGGCCACCCTCGTGCGCGAGCTGCCCCCGCCGTTCAGCCTGCGGCTGCGGCACGTGGTCACCGAGACCGACCGGACCCGCCGCGCCGCCGCGGCGCTCGCCCGGCGGGATCTCGTCACTGCCGGCACCCTGCTCGTGGCGGGCCATGCCTCGCTGCGGGACGACTACCAGTCAAGCTGCCCCGAGGCCGACCTGCTGGTCGACGCGCTGGTGCGCCACGGCGCCTACGGCGCGCGGCTCACCGGCGCCGGCTGGGGCGGGGCGGTGATCGCGCTGGCTCCCGAGGCCAGCGAACGCGGGATGCTCACCGCCGTGCAGGCGGAGTATCGCGAGGCGTTCGGGCGGCTCCCCGCGGCCTGGGTCACCAAGGCGGCGGCCGGCGTGCGGAGCGAGAAGTAG
- a CDS encoding DUF2911 domain-containing protein translates to MRHPLSACLALLALPAALPGQSRASEPGTVTQVIDGARFALEYSRPRSRGREGLFGRVVKWGEVWTPGADWATTLDAGRDFTLDGHPVSKGRYSVWLVVRPSGEWTLILDPRHRRFHEDRPDSIAGQYRFPVRTVEAPYADALLWWWPELRPQGGTLAMQWGTTRVAVRITVESRYRIDLSAADAAPYLGRYEYREVTPGDTATPEPFLVTHHDGAMYGQWVVGDTMPFVMVRIRPDWFIPRWHYPSEGPDVYDVDPTLLFEFIRRDGQVVRIDVRDQVDSTTAVARRVGSR, encoded by the coding sequence ATGCGTCACCCCCTCTCGGCGTGTCTCGCCCTCCTCGCCCTCCCCGCCGCCCTCCCCGGCCAGTCCCGCGCCAGCGAGCCGGGCACCGTCACCCAGGTCATCGACGGCGCCCGGTTCGCCCTCGAGTACTCGCGGCCCCGCTCGCGTGGGCGCGAGGGCCTGTTCGGCAGAGTGGTGAAGTGGGGCGAGGTGTGGACCCCGGGTGCCGACTGGGCCACCACGCTCGATGCCGGGCGGGACTTCACCCTGGACGGCCATCCGGTCAGCAAGGGACGCTACTCGGTGTGGCTGGTGGTGCGCCCGTCGGGGGAGTGGACCCTCATCCTCGACCCGCGGCACCGCCGCTTCCACGAGGACCGGCCCGACTCGATCGCGGGACAGTATCGCTTCCCGGTCCGGACGGTGGAGGCGCCGTACGCCGATGCCCTGCTGTGGTGGTGGCCCGAGCTCCGGCCGCAGGGCGGCACGCTGGCCATGCAGTGGGGCACCACCCGGGTGGCCGTGCGCATCACGGTGGAATCACGGTACCGGATCGACCTCTCCGCGGCGGACGCGGCCCCATACCTCGGGCGGTACGAGTACCGGGAGGTGACGCCGGGCGACACGGCCACCCCGGAGCCGTTCCTGGTGACGCATCACGACGGCGCGATGTACGGCCAGTGGGTGGTGGGAGACACCATGCCGTTCGTGATGGTGCGCATCCGGCCCGACTGGTTCATCCCGCGCTGGCACTACCCGAGCGAGGGCCCCGACGTCTACGACGTGGACCCGACACTCCTGTTCGAGTTCATCCGGCGCGATGGCCAGGTGGTGCGGATCGACGTCCGCGACCAGGTCGACTCGACCACCGCGGTGGCGCGGCGCGTGGGGTCGCGGTAG
- a CDS encoding tyrosine-type recombinase/integrase, with protein sequence MERQPLGLWSRRHPLPGAGVTGLDRLRLYDLRHSSATLGLDAGEDLKTVSERLGHSTIKLTADTYAHVQESMKRRSADAREALLFGAPGTAAAR encoded by the coding sequence GTGGAACGCCAGCCCCTCGGGCTATGGTCGCGCCGCCATCCGCTCCCCGGGGCTGGCGTGACCGGCTTGGATCGACTGCGGCTGTATGACCTGAGACATTCGAGCGCAACGTTGGGCTTGGACGCGGGCGAGGACCTGAAGACGGTCTCGGAGCGCTTGGGCCACAGCACCATCAAGCTCACCGCCGACACCTACGCCCATGTGCAGGAGAGCATGAAGCGCCGCTCGGCCGATGCGCGCGAGGCGCTGCTGTTCGGCGCCCCGGGCACCGCTGCGGCCCGGTAA